From a single Nicotiana tomentosiformis chromosome 2, ASM39032v3, whole genome shotgun sequence genomic region:
- the LOC104114102 gene encoding alkane hydroxylase MAH1-like, which produces MNLLEYSPLLLIIFGFTYFIVWYLRHRWTKTSSEPTNWPFIRMLPAVIMNLHRIHEYMTEVLIDVGGTYEFEGPMFANLDMFVTCDSANIHHIFSKNFSNYPKGPEFRKIFDILGNGIFNVDHELWEIHRKTTLSIMSHAKFQTLLERNLWDTVEKGLRPILDAFTEQDKTLDLQDVLQRFTFDSITKLLLDHDPRSLSIDLPYLPYEKAFGDALDALLHRHITPENCWKLQKWLQIGKEKKLTQAWESFDQFIYPCISQKLEELMKKTIKDEESFTFLTAYIRMYNLWNKGDLGTLQKFLRDTFLNLMFAGRDTTGAALTWFFWLLAKNPLVETKIREEIQQQLHLKKDENLKFFNKEETRKLVYLHAAFCETLRFFPSVSLEHKVPLEHDILPSGHRVTPKTRMIIPFYSMGRMETIWGKDCLEFKPERWISERGGIKHEPSFKFPAFNAGPRTCIGKEMAFVQMKIVAAIILYNYDIQLVEAQNSSPTTSIIMQMKHGLMVRVVKRA; this is translated from the coding sequence ATGAATTTACTTGAATATTCCCCTCTTCTATTGATAATTTTTGGTTTCACTTATTTTATTGTATGGTACCTCCGACATAGATGGACAAAAACATCGTCAGAACCAACAAATTGGCCATTCATTCGGATGTTACCTGCAGTTATTATGAATCTTCATCGTATCCATGAATATATGACTGAGGTTCTTATAGATGTTGGCGGCACTTATGAGTTCGAAGGTCCTATGTTTGCCAACTTGGACATGTTCGTTACTTGTGATTCTGCAAATATTCatcatatatttagtaaaaatttcTCAAACTATCCAAAGGGACCCGAATTTCGTAAGATATTTGATATCTTGGGAAATGGGATCTTTAATGTTGATCATGAATTATGGGAGATTCATAGGAAAACCACCTTGTCCATAATGAGCCATGCAAAGTTTCAAACTTTGTTAGAGAGGAATTTGTGGGACACTGTCGAAAAAGGGCTTCGACCAATTCTTGATGCTTTTACTGAACAAGACAAAACATTAGATTTACAAGACGTTTTGCAAAGGTTCACTTTTGATTCTATCACCAAGTTGTTACTTGATCATGATCCGAGAAGCTTGTCCATTGACTTACCTTATTTGCCATATGAAAAGGCATTTGGCGATGCTCTTGATGCTCTTTTACACCGACATATAACGCCAGAAAATTGTTGGAAATTGCAAAAATGGCTTCAAATTGGTAAAGAGAAGAAGCTCACTCAAGCATGGGAGTCTTTTGATCAGTTCATATATCCTTGCATTTCACAAAAGCTAGAGGAGTTGATGAAGAAAACCATCAAAGATGAGGAAAGTTTTACATTTTTAACTGCCTATATTAGAATGTACAATCTATGGAACAAAGGAGATTTGGGTACTTTACAAAAATTTCTCAGGGACACTTTCTTGAATTTAATGTTTGCTGGGAGAGACACAACAGGTGCAGCTCTCACTTGGTTTTTCTGGCTCTTGGCTAAAAATCCCTTAGTCGAGACAAAGATTAGAGAAGAGATTCAGCAACAACTGCATCTGAAAAAAGATGAAAACCTCAAGTTTTTCAACAAAGAAGAAACACGAAAATTGGTCTATCTACATGCTGCCTTTTGTGAAACTCTTAGGTTCTTTCCATCAGTTTCCTTAGAGCACAAAGTCCCACTTGAACATGACATCCTTCCTAGCGGTCACCGTGTTACTCCAAAAACGAGAATGATTATACCATTCTATTCAATGGGGAGAATGGAGACTATATGGGGGAAAGATTGCTTAGAATTCAAACCTGAGAGATGGATCTCAGAACGAGGAGGGATTAAACATGAGCCATCTTTCAAATTTCCAGCGTTTAATGCGGGTCCAAGAACTTGTATAGGAAAAGAAATGGCATTTGTTCAGATGAAAATAGTGGCAGCCATCATCCTATACAATTATGATATCCAATTAGTGGAAGCTCAAAATAGCTCTCCCACTACTTCTATTATCATGCAAATGAAACATGGTCTGATGGTTAGGGTCGTCAAGAGGGCATAG